A DNA window from Streptomyces canus contains the following coding sequences:
- a CDS encoding AMP-dependent synthetase/ligase — protein sequence MREFSLPALYEVPADGNLTDIVRRNAAQHPDVAVIARKVGGQWQDVTATAFLAEVHVAAKGLIASGVQPGDRVGLMSRTRYEWTLLDFAIWSAGAITVPVYETSSPEQIQWILGDSGATACVVELDGHTAAVESVRDSLPALKHVWQIEGGGIEELARAGKDISDAAVEERSSLAKADDPATIVYTSGTTGRPKGCVLTHRSFFAECGNIVERLRPLFRTGECSVLLFLPLAHVFGRLVQIAPMMAPIKLGMVPDIKNLTDELASFRPTLILGVPRVFEKVYNSARAKAQADGKGKIFDKAADTAIAYSKALDTPSGPSLGLKIKYKTFDKLVYSKLRAVLGGKGEYAISGGAPLGERLGHFFRGIGFTVLEGYGLTESCAATAFNPWDRTKIGTVGQPLPGSVIRIADDGEVLLHGEHLFKGYWNNEAATAEALTDGWFHTGDIGTLDEDGYLRITGRKKEIIVTAGGKNVAPAVIEDRIRAHALVAECMVVGDGRPFVGALITVDEEFLGRWAEEHGKPAGSTAASLAGDADLNAAIQAAIDDGNAAVSKAESVRKFRILSSQFTEETGHLTPSLKLKRNVVAKDYADEIEAIYAK from the coding sequence TTGCGCGAGTTCAGCCTTCCGGCTTTGTACGAGGTCCCTGCGGACGGCAATCTCACCGACATCGTCCGTAGAAACGCCGCGCAGCATCCCGACGTCGCCGTCATCGCCCGCAAGGTGGGCGGTCAGTGGCAGGACGTGACGGCCACGGCGTTCCTGGCCGAGGTGCACGTCGCCGCCAAGGGGCTCATCGCCTCCGGCGTCCAGCCGGGCGACCGGGTCGGCCTGATGTCCCGTACCCGCTACGAGTGGACGTTGCTCGACTTCGCGATCTGGAGCGCGGGCGCGATCACCGTGCCGGTGTACGAGACCAGTTCGCCGGAGCAGATCCAGTGGATCCTCGGCGACTCGGGCGCGACCGCCTGCGTCGTGGAGCTGGACGGTCACACCGCGGCCGTCGAGTCGGTGCGCGACTCACTGCCCGCCCTCAAGCACGTCTGGCAGATCGAGGGCGGCGGGATCGAGGAGCTGGCCCGCGCGGGCAAGGACATCAGCGACGCGGCCGTGGAGGAGCGCAGCTCGCTGGCGAAGGCCGACGACCCGGCGACCATCGTCTACACCTCCGGCACCACCGGCCGCCCCAAGGGCTGTGTGCTCACCCACCGCAGCTTCTTCGCGGAGTGCGGCAACATCGTGGAGCGGCTGCGCCCGCTGTTCCGCACCGGTGAGTGCTCGGTGCTGCTCTTCCTGCCACTCGCGCACGTCTTCGGCCGGCTCGTGCAGATCGCGCCGATGATGGCGCCGATCAAGCTGGGCATGGTCCCGGACATCAAGAACCTCACCGACGAGCTGGCGTCCTTCCGGCCGACGCTGATCCTGGGCGTCCCGCGTGTCTTCGAGAAGGTCTACAACTCGGCGCGCGCCAAGGCGCAGGCGGACGGCAAGGGCAAGATCTTCGACAAGGCCGCCGACACGGCGATCGCCTACAGCAAGGCTCTGGACACCCCGTCGGGTCCGTCGCTCGGCCTGAAGATCAAGTACAAGACCTTCGACAAACTGGTCTACAGCAAGCTGCGCGCGGTCCTCGGCGGCAAGGGCGAGTACGCCATCTCCGGCGGCGCCCCGCTCGGCGAGCGCCTGGGCCACTTCTTCCGCGGCATCGGCTTCACGGTCCTGGAGGGCTACGGCCTGACCGAGTCCTGTGCCGCGACCGCGTTCAACCCGTGGGACCGCACGAAGATCGGCACGGTCGGTCAGCCGCTGCCGGGCTCGGTGATCCGGATCGCGGACGACGGCGAGGTGCTGCTGCACGGCGAGCACCTGTTCAAGGGCTACTGGAACAACGAGGCCGCCACGGCCGAGGCGCTGACCGACGGCTGGTTCCACACCGGTGACATCGGCACCCTCGACGAGGACGGTTACCTCAGGATCACCGGTCGCAAGAAGGAGATCATCGTCACCGCGGGCGGCAAGAACGTCGCGCCGGCCGTGATCGAGGACCGTATCCGTGCGCACGCGCTGGTCGCGGAGTGCATGGTGGTGGGCGACGGACGGCCGTTCGTGGGCGCGCTGATCACCGTCGACGAGGAGTTCCTGGGCCGTTGGGCCGAGGAGCACGGCAAGCCGGCGGGTTCCACCGCGGCGTCGCTGGCCGGGGACGCGGACCTGAACGCGGCGATCCAGGCCGCGATCGACGACGGCAACGCCGCGGTGTCGAAGGCGGAATCGGTGCGGAAGTTCCGCATTCTGTCCTCCCAGTTCACGGAGGAGACGGGCCACCTCACGCCCTCGCTGAAGCTCAAGCGGAACGTGGTGGCGAAGGACTACGCGGACGAGATCGAGGCGATCTACGCGAAGTAG
- a CDS encoding PadR family transcriptional regulator: MLELSILGFLAEEPLHGYELKERIKALTGHVRPVSDGALYPAITRLVTAGKLDERAEPGASAAPRRTLSLTGLGREELLERLRHPKQAEITDQVRFNTVLAFLRHLPDRREQAAVLRRRLDFLQTPTSFFYDGGEPVGAEETDDLFRQGMLRVARATGQAERAWLAEAIERLDQPS; encoded by the coding sequence GTGCTGGAGCTGTCGATCCTCGGCTTCCTCGCCGAAGAACCCCTGCACGGCTACGAACTCAAGGAGCGCATCAAGGCGCTCACCGGCCATGTCCGCCCGGTCAGCGACGGCGCGCTCTATCCGGCGATCACGCGTCTCGTCACGGCGGGCAAGCTCGACGAGCGGGCGGAGCCGGGCGCGAGTGCGGCCCCTCGTCGGACGCTGTCACTGACCGGTCTGGGGCGCGAGGAACTGCTGGAGCGGCTGCGGCACCCGAAACAGGCCGAGATCACCGACCAGGTCCGTTTCAACACCGTCCTCGCGTTCCTGCGGCACCTGCCGGACCGGCGGGAGCAGGCAGCCGTACTGCGCCGGCGGCTGGATTTCCTCCAGACGCCGACCAGCTTCTTCTACGACGGCGGCGAACCGGTGGGCGCGGAGGAGACGGACGACCTGTTCCGGCAGGGCATGCTGCGGGTGGCGCGGGCGACCGGCCAGGCCGAGCGGGCGTGGCTGGCGGAAGCCATCGAGCGGTTGGATCAGCCGAGCTGA
- a CDS encoding glycosyltransferase 87 family protein, whose amino-acid sequence METTGVRRCLTWLLLTWGVTRLLLLLFVFKVYAFPGPDVTSDVSVIYQGWYDVLRTGTFPQSDVTWQYPPAAALAILSPALLPFLEYTQAFFLMAFAADLAALLLLLYAGVRPGRRLRGAWVWVAGVPLLGPTVYSRYDVMVTVVAVAAVLAAARHPKVAGALVGFGALLKVWPALILVGIRRRSVWAAATVTVVVVAGLFSVAMPGAFAFLTFQRERGTEVESLGSLVFHIARHHGWEGSVLLNYGSVEFLGPWVTMVSTAALALTGMAFGLLLLWRLAATRFEAHTAADAALVAVLMFTTTSRVISPQYMVWLVGLAAACLCFRASRMGVPAVMVLMACFVTVLEFPIWFADVVGSTPRGIVLLIARNGLLVLATVIGMRELWKATVHKPALAVPVPDQAEAPAQEASASS is encoded by the coding sequence GTGGAGACGACGGGCGTGCGGCGGTGCCTGACGTGGCTGCTGCTGACCTGGGGCGTGACCAGGCTGCTGCTGCTTTTGTTCGTCTTCAAGGTGTACGCCTTCCCCGGGCCGGACGTCACCAGTGACGTGTCGGTCATCTACCAGGGCTGGTACGACGTCCTGCGCACCGGAACGTTCCCGCAGTCCGACGTGACCTGGCAGTATCCGCCCGCCGCGGCGCTCGCGATCCTCTCCCCCGCGCTGCTGCCCTTCCTGGAGTACACGCAGGCCTTCTTCCTCATGGCCTTCGCCGCGGACCTGGCCGCCCTCCTCCTGCTGCTGTACGCGGGCGTGCGCCCCGGACGGCGGCTGCGGGGAGCCTGGGTGTGGGTGGCGGGCGTACCCCTGCTCGGCCCGACCGTCTACTCCCGCTACGACGTGATGGTGACCGTGGTGGCCGTCGCCGCGGTCCTGGCGGCCGCCCGGCATCCGAAGGTTGCCGGGGCGCTGGTGGGGTTCGGGGCGCTGCTGAAGGTGTGGCCCGCGCTGATCCTCGTCGGGATCCGCAGGCGGAGCGTCTGGGCCGCGGCGACGGTGACGGTCGTGGTGGTGGCCGGACTGTTCTCCGTCGCGATGCCCGGGGCCTTCGCCTTCCTGACCTTCCAGCGGGAGCGGGGCACCGAGGTGGAGTCGCTGGGCTCGCTGGTCTTCCACATCGCCCGGCACCACGGCTGGGAGGGCTCGGTCCTGCTCAACTACGGCTCGGTCGAGTTCCTCGGCCCCTGGGTGACCATGGTCAGCACCGCCGCGCTCGCGCTGACCGGCATGGCCTTCGGACTGCTGCTGCTGTGGCGGCTCGCGGCCACCCGGTTCGAGGCGCACACGGCGGCCGACGCGGCGCTGGTGGCGGTGCTGATGTTCACCACCACCAGCCGCGTGATCAGCCCGCAGTACATGGTGTGGCTGGTCGGTCTCGCGGCGGCCTGTCTGTGCTTTCGCGCGAGCCGGATGGGCGTGCCGGCCGTCATGGTGCTCATGGCGTGCTTCGTGACGGTCCTGGAGTTCCCGATCTGGTTCGCGGACGTCGTGGGGAGCACCCCACGCGGCATCGTCCTCCTGATCGCGCGCAACGGCCTGCTGGTTCTCGCCACCGTCATCGGCATGCGCGAGCTGTGGAAGGCGACGGTCCACAAGCCCGCCCTGGCGGTCCCGGTGCCGGATCAGGCCGAGGCTCCCGCCCAGGAGGCCTCCGCCTCTTCCTGA
- a CDS encoding metallophosphoesterase family protein — translation MVSDVHGNARALARAGEGADALICLGDLVLFLDYADHSRGIFPDLFGTENADLIVELRTARRFEEARELGARLWGGIGADRASVIEKAVRKQYAEMFAAFPTPTYATYGNVDMPPLWPEYAGPGTTVLDGERVEIGGWTFGFVGGGLRTPMRTPYEISDEEYAAKIEAVGEVDVLCTHIPPEVPELVYDTVARRFERGSRALLDAIRRTRPRYSLFGHVHQPLVRRMRIGATECVNVGHFAGSGKPWALEW, via the coding sequence GTGGTCAGCGATGTGCACGGCAATGCCCGTGCCCTGGCCAGAGCCGGCGAGGGTGCCGACGCCCTGATCTGCCTGGGTGACCTCGTTCTCTTCCTCGACTACGCCGACCACTCGCGCGGGATCTTCCCCGACCTGTTCGGGACGGAGAACGCCGACCTGATCGTGGAACTGCGCACCGCCCGCCGTTTCGAGGAGGCGCGAGAGCTCGGGGCCCGGCTGTGGGGCGGAATCGGCGCCGACCGGGCCTCCGTGATCGAGAAGGCGGTGCGCAAGCAGTACGCCGAGATGTTCGCCGCCTTCCCGACACCGACGTACGCGACCTACGGCAATGTCGACATGCCGCCTCTGTGGCCGGAGTACGCGGGACCCGGTACGACCGTGCTCGACGGCGAGCGGGTGGAGATCGGCGGCTGGACGTTCGGCTTCGTGGGCGGCGGCCTCAGGACCCCCATGCGGACGCCGTACGAGATCAGCGACGAGGAGTACGCGGCGAAGATCGAGGCGGTCGGCGAGGTGGACGTGCTGTGCACACACATCCCGCCGGAGGTGCCGGAGCTGGTGTACGACACGGTGGCGCGGCGGTTCGAGCGGGGGAGCCGGGCGTTGCTGGACGCGATCCGCCGCACCCGGCCCCGGTACTCGTTGTTCGGTCACGTCCACCAGCCTTTGGTCCGGCGGATGCGGATCGGGGCGACCGAGTGCGTGAACGTGGGGCACTTCGCGGGGAGTGGGAAGCCGTGGGCGCTGGAATGGTGA
- a CDS encoding GMC oxidoreductase has translation MAALQTAATLGFTRVGLQSARADEPAAVESAPAIVVGSGYGASVAALRLGQAGIRTLVLEMGRLWNTAGPDGNVFCNTANPDQRSMWFRTRTEAPLATFLWLDVVNKDITPYPGVLDRVRFSHMSVFVGRGVGGGSLVNGSMAVTPLQSYFAEQFPGVDTAEMYNTYFPRARAMLGVNTVDPAWFESTEWYQFSRVSRKHAGNTGLKTTFVPSVYDFGYMQREAAGTATKSALGQEVIYGNNHGKKSLDKTYLASALGTGNVTIHTMEKVTGISRAGDGSWVLTADRIDYTGAVVETKQYGCTYLFLGGGSLGTSELLLRSKQSGTLPALDASVGAGWGPNGNVMLGRANHLWDTVGANQSTMPVMGIDDWANTDNPVFAEIAPLPTGLEHWVSLYLAITKNPQRARFSYGSGGLGLDWSSAQSSVSSGMAKKLFDRINSANSTIYRYDLFGSPSRVFADDFTYHPLGGCVLGRATDNYGRVKGYPKLYVTDGSLIPGNIGVNPFVTITALAERTMARVLAEDTAP, from the coding sequence ATGGCCGCCCTCCAGACGGCGGCCACTCTCGGCTTCACCCGTGTCGGGCTCCAGTCGGCCCGCGCGGACGAGCCCGCCGCGGTCGAGTCCGCGCCCGCCATCGTCGTCGGATCCGGTTACGGCGCCTCCGTCGCCGCCCTGCGCCTCGGCCAGGCCGGCATCCGCACCCTCGTCCTCGAGATGGGCCGGCTCTGGAACACCGCCGGCCCCGACGGCAACGTCTTCTGCAACACCGCCAACCCCGACCAGCGCTCCATGTGGTTCCGCACCCGCACCGAGGCGCCGCTGGCCACCTTCCTGTGGCTGGACGTCGTCAACAAGGACATCACGCCCTACCCCGGCGTCCTGGACCGCGTCCGCTTCTCCCACATGTCTGTCTTCGTGGGCCGCGGGGTCGGCGGCGGCTCCCTGGTCAACGGCTCGATGGCGGTCACCCCGCTCCAGTCCTACTTCGCCGAGCAGTTCCCGGGCGTCGACACCGCGGAGATGTACAACACGTACTTCCCGCGCGCCCGCGCCATGCTCGGCGTCAACACCGTCGACCCGGCCTGGTTCGAGTCGACCGAGTGGTACCAGTTCAGCCGGGTCTCCCGGAAGCACGCCGGCAACACCGGCCTGAAGACCACCTTCGTGCCCAGCGTCTACGACTTCGGCTACATGCAGCGCGAGGCCGCCGGTACCGCCACCAAGTCCGCCCTCGGCCAGGAGGTCATCTACGGCAACAACCACGGCAAGAAGAGCCTCGACAAGACGTATCTGGCGTCCGCGCTCGGCACCGGCAACGTCACCATCCACACCATGGAGAAGGTCACCGGGATCAGCCGGGCGGGCGACGGCAGTTGGGTGCTGACCGCCGACCGGATCGACTACACCGGCGCGGTCGTCGAGACCAAGCAGTACGGCTGCACCTATCTGTTCCTGGGCGGCGGCAGCCTGGGCACGAGTGAACTGCTGCTCCGGTCGAAGCAGTCGGGGACCCTCCCGGCGCTGGACGCGAGCGTCGGGGCCGGCTGGGGCCCCAACGGCAACGTGATGCTCGGGCGGGCCAACCATCTGTGGGACACCGTCGGCGCCAACCAGTCGACCATGCCGGTCATGGGCATCGACGACTGGGCCAACACCGACAACCCCGTCTTCGCCGAGATCGCGCCTTTGCCCACGGGACTCGAGCACTGGGTCAGCCTCTATCTGGCGATCACCAAGAACCCGCAGCGCGCCAGATTCTCGTACGGCAGCGGGGGACTGGGCCTCGACTGGAGCAGCGCGCAGAGCTCGGTCTCCTCCGGCATGGCCAAGAAGCTCTTCGACCGGATCAACTCCGCCAACTCGACCATCTACCGGTACGACCTCTTCGGCTCCCCCAGCAGGGTCTTCGCCGACGACTTCACCTACCACCCGCTGGGCGGCTGTGTGCTGGGCAGGGCCACCGACAACTACGGCCGGGTGAAGGGCTATCCGAAGCTCTACGTCACCGACGGCTCGCTGATCCCCGGCAACATCGGGGTCAACCCGTTCGTCACCATCACCGCGCTCGCCGAACGCACGATGGCGCGGGTCCTCGCCGAGGACACCGCGCCATGA
- a CDS encoding MATE family efflux transporter: MNSHRKQLVVLAHPVYLGLLASVAAGIINTVWVSRLGGPAVAAVAVATNTENVLLGVALVFASGTTVLVAHARGARDPGGVRAAVRGGVALWALVTPVVAVGGFLLREPLARLVLDGGRAVSLATAYFAISMPGIAVFFAQQLVDGILKGAGDTRTPMRLALLANGLILVGDPFLIHGYGVQGAATSTVLCRGLTLGVGLLALRRNTLLRSRPGGPAGVPLRATLTTGLPMAADFTVRQGGALVLMAIVARLGVTAVAAYSLAYKVMYVATMAFYAVRQAASIHTAHLRGAGRDARRVIGREAAVVSGAVGLVAAVLLFVTAPWIMAAFGAGPEVAHDGVLFLRCVGPYLLLMACFIALGGVFEGSGQARALLRVTLLGTVAQLVLAYGCTGLGLPGVCLAMALAMALQCGVVTVLFRRTRAGVQEEAEASWAGASA, translated from the coding sequence ATGAACAGCCATCGCAAACAACTCGTCGTGCTCGCCCATCCCGTCTACCTCGGCCTGCTGGCCTCCGTCGCCGCCGGGATCATCAACACCGTGTGGGTCTCCCGGCTCGGCGGGCCCGCCGTCGCCGCCGTGGCCGTCGCCACCAACACCGAGAACGTGCTGCTCGGCGTGGCGCTCGTCTTCGCCTCCGGGACGACCGTGCTGGTGGCGCACGCCCGGGGCGCGCGGGATCCCGGCGGGGTGCGGGCGGCCGTGCGCGGCGGCGTGGCGCTGTGGGCGCTGGTCACCCCGGTGGTCGCCGTGGGCGGCTTCCTGCTGCGCGAGCCGCTGGCCCGGCTGGTGCTCGACGGCGGGCGGGCCGTGTCCCTGGCCACCGCCTACTTCGCGATCTCGATGCCCGGCATCGCCGTCTTCTTCGCCCAGCAACTCGTCGACGGCATCCTCAAGGGCGCCGGCGACACCCGGACCCCCATGCGGCTCGCTCTCCTCGCGAACGGGCTGATCCTGGTGGGCGATCCGTTCCTGATCCACGGGTACGGCGTCCAGGGCGCCGCGACCTCCACCGTGCTGTGCCGGGGCCTGACCCTCGGGGTGGGACTGCTCGCCCTGCGCCGGAACACGCTGCTCCGATCGCGCCCGGGTGGCCCGGCCGGTGTCCCGCTGCGCGCGACGCTGACCACCGGGCTGCCCATGGCCGCCGACTTCACCGTGCGCCAGGGCGGCGCGCTCGTGCTGATGGCGATCGTTGCGCGGCTCGGGGTGACGGCGGTGGCCGCCTACTCCCTCGCGTACAAGGTCATGTACGTGGCAACCATGGCCTTCTACGCCGTTCGGCAGGCCGCCTCCATCCACACCGCGCACCTGCGGGGCGCCGGACGGGACGCGCGGCGGGTGATCGGGCGGGAGGCGGCGGTCGTGTCCGGCGCGGTGGGGCTCGTGGCGGCGGTGCTGCTCTTCGTGACCGCCCCCTGGATCATGGCCGCCTTCGGCGCGGGCCCCGAAGTCGCCCACGACGGCGTGCTCTTCCTGCGCTGCGTAGGGCCGTACCTGCTGCTGATGGCGTGCTTCATCGCGCTCGGCGGGGTCTTCGAGGGCAGTGGACAGGCGCGGGCGCTGCTGCGGGTGACGCTGCTCGGCACGGTGGCCCAGCTGGTGCTGGCGTACGGCTGCACGGGCCTCGGACTGCCCGGCGTGTGCCTGGCGATGGCGCTGGCCATGGCCCTTCAGTGCGGAGTGGTGACGGTGCTGTTCCGGCGGACGCGTGCCGGGGTTCAGGAAGAGGCGGAGGCCTCCTGGGCGGGAGCCTCGGCCTGA
- a CDS encoding glycosyltransferase family 4 protein — MHKTLIVTNDFPPRPGGIQAFLHNMALRLDPERLVVHASTWKRSREGVEATAAFDAEQPFTVVRASTTMLLPTPGATRRAVGLLREHGCTSVWFGAAAPLGLMAPALRRAGAERQVATTHGHEAGWAQLPAARQLLGRIGESTDTITYLGEYTRSRIAGALTPQAAGRMVQLPPGVDEKTFHPGSGGDAVRARLGLTERPVVVCVSRLVPRKGQDTLILAMPRILTKEPDAVLLIVGGGPYEKELRRLARETGVADSVRFTGAVPWAELPAHYGAGDVFAMPCRTRRGGLDVEGLGIVYLEASATGLPVVAGDSGGAPDAVLDGETGWVVRGGSVEETAERIVVLLGDAELRRRMGERGREWVEEKWRWDLLAEKLKTLL; from the coding sequence ATGCACAAGACCCTGATCGTGACGAACGACTTCCCGCCCCGCCCGGGTGGCATCCAGGCGTTCCTGCACAACATGGCGCTGCGGCTCGACCCCGAGCGCCTGGTCGTCCACGCCTCCACCTGGAAGCGGAGCCGGGAGGGCGTCGAGGCGACCGCCGCCTTCGACGCGGAGCAGCCCTTCACCGTCGTACGGGCTTCCACGACCATGCTGCTGCCGACGCCCGGGGCCACCCGCAGGGCCGTCGGGCTGCTGCGTGAGCACGGCTGTACGTCGGTGTGGTTCGGGGCGGCCGCGCCGCTAGGGCTGATGGCGCCGGCGCTCAGGAGGGCGGGTGCCGAGCGACAGGTCGCCACGACCCACGGGCACGAGGCCGGGTGGGCCCAACTGCCCGCAGCGCGGCAGCTGCTGGGCCGGATCGGGGAGTCGACCGACACCATCACCTACCTCGGCGAGTACACCCGCTCGCGGATCGCCGGCGCGCTGACGCCGCAGGCGGCCGGGCGGATGGTGCAGCTGCCGCCGGGCGTCGACGAGAAGACCTTCCATCCCGGCTCGGGCGGCGACGCCGTGCGGGCGCGGCTGGGGCTGACGGAGCGGCCGGTGGTCGTGTGCGTGTCCCGGCTCGTGCCGCGCAAGGGGCAGGACACGCTGATCCTCGCCATGCCGCGGATCCTCACGAAGGAGCCCGACGCCGTTCTGCTGATCGTCGGCGGCGGGCCCTACGAGAAGGAGCTGCGCCGGCTCGCCCGCGAGACCGGTGTCGCCGACTCCGTGCGCTTCACCGGAGCCGTGCCCTGGGCCGAGCTGCCCGCCCACTACGGCGCCGGGGACGTCTTCGCGATGCCGTGCCGGACCCGCCGGGGCGGGCTCGACGTCGAGGGGCTCGGGATCGTCTACCTGGAGGCCTCCGCGACCGGCCTGCCGGTCGTCGCCGGGGACTCCGGAGGTGCCCCGGACGCGGTCCTCGACGGCGAGACCGGCTGGGTCGTGCGCGGCGGATCGGTCGAGGAGACCGCCGAGCGGATCGTCGTCCTCCTCGGCGACGCGGAACTGCGGAGGCGCATGGGGGAGCGGGGACGGGAGTGGGTCGAGGAGAAGTGGCGATGGGATTTGTTGGCGGAAAAGTTGAAGACCCTGCTATAG
- a CDS encoding SRPBCC family protein, with translation MAEHTSSSITIEAAPADVMAVIADFARYPDWTGEVKQAEVLSTDASGRAEQVRLVMDAGAIKDDQVLGYTWTGENEVSWTLVKSQMLRQLDGSYVLKPTGAGATEVTYLLTVDVKIPMLGMIKRKAEKVIIDRALAGLKKRVESGK, from the coding sequence ATGGCGGAACACACCAGTTCGAGCATCACGATCGAAGCTGCGCCTGCCGACGTCATGGCGGTGATCGCGGACTTCGCCCGCTACCCGGACTGGACGGGCGAGGTGAAGCAGGCGGAGGTCCTCTCGACGGACGCCTCCGGCCGGGCCGAGCAGGTCCGGCTGGTCATGGACGCGGGTGCCATCAAGGACGACCAGGTCCTCGGCTACACATGGACCGGCGAGAACGAGGTCTCCTGGACGCTGGTGAAGTCCCAGATGCTGCGGCAACTGGACGGTTCGTATGTGCTGAAGCCGACGGGCGCGGGGGCGACGGAGGTCACGTACCTGCTGACGGTCGACGTCAAGATCCCGATGCTCGGCATGATCAAGCGCAAGGCGGAGAAGGTCATCATCGACCGGGCGCTGGCGGGGTTGAAGAAGCGGGTGGAGTCGGGGAAGTAG
- a CDS encoding C40 family peptidase codes for MGSHRRLVQTSGFNRGAGAALSVLSAAAAALGAVPAVAAPSDDTRAEVDRLYEEAEHATEAYNKADERADSLREEVGTAQDEIARQQERINSMREALGSQAGAQYRSGGLDPSLALLFSDDPDEYLDKAAVLDRINAHQAGALKDLQEAMRELAQERSEAAQKLGELEKSRKAVASHKRTVERKLARARELLNSLPSDERAAYDRASRSGRSGMSDLSGAVAPSGRAAAAVAAAQSAIGMPYVWGANGPTGFDCSGLMQWAYAQAGVSLPRTSQAQRYAGRQVPLSQARPGDLVTYRGDASHVGMYVGNGQVVHAPYPGAPVRYDPVGMMPGATVTRP; via the coding sequence CCGCGCTCGGCGCCGTACCGGCCGTCGCCGCCCCGTCCGACGACACCCGGGCCGAGGTGGACCGTCTCTACGAGGAGGCCGAGCACGCCACCGAGGCCTACAACAAGGCGGACGAGCGCGCCGACTCGCTGCGCGAGGAGGTCGGAACCGCGCAGGACGAGATCGCGCGGCAGCAGGAGCGCATCAACTCCATGCGGGAGGCGCTCGGTTCGCAGGCCGGCGCCCAGTACCGCTCCGGCGGCCTCGACCCGTCCCTCGCGCTGCTGTTCTCCGACGACCCGGACGAGTACCTCGACAAGGCCGCCGTCCTCGACCGGATCAACGCCCATCAGGCGGGTGCGCTCAAGGACCTCCAGGAGGCCATGCGCGAACTCGCCCAGGAGCGCAGCGAAGCGGCACAAAAGCTCGGTGAACTGGAGAAGAGCCGCAAGGCCGTCGCCTCCCACAAGCGGACCGTCGAGAGGAAGCTCGCCAGAGCGCGCGAGCTGCTCAACTCCCTGCCGTCCGACGAACGCGCCGCCTACGACCGGGCCTCCCGCTCCGGCCGCTCCGGGATGTCCGACCTCTCGGGTGCGGTGGCGCCCTCGGGCCGGGCGGCCGCCGCGGTGGCCGCCGCGCAGTCCGCGATCGGCATGCCGTACGTGTGGGGCGCCAACGGGCCCACCGGCTTCGACTGTTCGGGCCTGATGCAGTGGGCCTACGCCCAGGCCGGCGTCTCCCTGCCCCGCACGTCCCAGGCCCAGCGCTACGCCGGCCGCCAGGTCCCGCTCTCCCAGGCGCGCCCCGGCGACCTGGTCACCTACCGGGGCGACGCCAGCCATGTCGGCATGTACGTCGGCAACGGTCAGGTCGTCCACGCCCCCTATCCCGGTGCCCCGGTGCGCTACGACCCGGTGGGCATGATGCCGGGGGCGACGGTCACGCGCCCCTGA